In a genomic window of Ranitomeya imitator isolate aRanImi1 chromosome 5, aRanImi1.pri, whole genome shotgun sequence:
- the LOC138637393 gene encoding uncharacterized protein produces the protein MDRSMESIYLTFQLELALAIAYAFACQEQRKRDKQRRRSRRRFWLHPIVEVRESRGVYHCLFGELNENQDKYFEYTRMSKDSFRYLLRLVEGAISRQDTQLRKSISPEERLLVTLRFLATGETLRSLHFQFRIGVSTLSGIIADTCRALWDNLREEFLPIPTRELWHANAQKFEKVCDFPNCIGAVDGKHIRITKPSRSGSLFYNYKKYFSTVLMAIAGADCRFLAVDIGAFGRANDSRTFKESDMGRRLYENNFNFPHPRPLPNTEGPALPFVVVGDEAFQMCGNLLKPYSSRGLDRTKSIFNYRLSRARRTVECAFGILVSKWRILGSAINLKIETVDEVVKACVVLHNFIIDKERVNVELDEPIQNPLPDYQAHPLRTTLEIAHMRDQFAAYFVSDVGRVSWQDQMV, from the exons atggatcgttccatggagagtatctacctcacttttcagctggaattagcccttgctatagcttatgcttttgcctgtcaagaacagaggaaaagagacaaacaacggagaaggagtcgtcggcgtttttggctacaccctatagtggaagtccgagagagtcgtggagtgtaccattgtctttttggcgaattaaatgagaaccaggacaaatattttgagtacaccaggatgtcaaaagacagcttccgatatctgctgcgtctggtggaaggagccatttccaggcaggacacgcagctccgtaaatcgatttcccctgaggaacgtctgctggtgactctacg tttcctggctaccggagagacattgagatcactgcatttccagtttcggattggagtctcaacactgtcgggtattattgcagacacatgccgcgcattgtgggacaacctcagggaggaatttttacccatccctacaagagaattatggcatgccaacgcccaaaaatttgaaaaagtttgtgatttccctaactgtatcggagccgtggatggcaagcacattaggattaccaagccttcaagaagtggatctcttttttataattataaaaaatacttttccaccgtgctgatggcaattgcaggtgcggactgcaggtttctcgctgtggacattggagcgtttggtcgtgcaaatgattcacggacatttaaggagtctgacatgggccgaagattatacgagaacaattttaatttcccccatccacgacctcttcctaacaccgaaggcccggccctgccatttgttgtggttggggatgaggcttttcaaatgtgtggcaacctacttaaaccgtactctagtcgggggttggaccgcacaaaaagtatttttaattatagactgtccagggcccgaagaactgtggagtgcgcctttggcattctggtgtccaaatggcgtatcttaggatccgcaataaatttgaaaattgagacagtggatgaggtggtgaaggcgtgtgtggttctacacaattttattattgataaagagagagtcaacgtggaactcgatgaacccatacaaaatccattgcctgattatcaagctcatcctctgcggacaactttggagattgctcatatgagggaccaatttgctgcatattttgtttccgatgttggccgtgtttcttggcaagatcaaatggtgtaa